The genomic interval GTCTGAACCGGGCTGATCCTCCTTCACCACCTCAGTACCGCAGAGACCCGCCAAGTTTGGGTCTGAACCAGGCTGATCCTTCTTCACCACCTCAGTACCGCAGAGACCCACCGAGTTTGGGTCTGAACCGGGCTGATCCTCCTTCACCACCTCAGTACCGCAGAGACCCGCCGAGTTTGGGTCTGAACCAGGCTGATCCTTCTTCACTGATGTCATATCCTCATCCGCCGCATGCTTCAGGTCACCGGATGATTTTGGAGGCTCGCAGGGCTTCTGCTCATCTGAACACTGGATCCGCTCCGGTGATTCGATCTTGTCTCTCAGCTCAGACTCTTGAGCTTCTTCTGAGAGCTCATTCTCAGATCCAACCGTTGGTTCTGAATGTACCAGCTGTTCTGTATATTTAGCCCGGTCTAAGTTCGGTCATTATCCTGGTTGATCTCTGCCGCTGTAACGGATGTGCTTTTCTGGTCCAGCTCTTGTGTCAGTATTGCTTCCTCGAGGTCCACTGAGCCGTTCGTAAGGTCCTGTGACGGATCCGACTGGACCTCTGGAGACTCATTTTCCACAACGGTAGGTTCTTGAGTCTGATCTTGAATAGCGGTTCTTGCATCTGCTGATTCAACGTGAGCTTCGGTCTCAGTCCATTCGGGGGTTTGCTTTTCACTGCCTGAATCTGTGCTTTCCTCATGGCTGAATGTCATTTTGGGAAGAacttcctcctcttcttcttgaGACTCTGAGCTCTCTGGTTGCATCTGGGAGTCGCTTGTGTCCATAAGGATCTGAGCTCCATCAGAAAGTCCAAAATGCTCTTCAGTCCCATCTGCTCTGGAATCTGATGGAAAACAGCACAGATAAATACTTCCATGAAAGATTTTTAGATGAACACTTCAATGTTCTCAGATTATTGTGGCCCTCCAGAACAACAAGACCAAACCTCTAGGAATGCAAATGGGAAACTGATGTGCATGTGACAACATTTAAAAGGTTGTGCAACATGAAGAGGAAGCCAAATCGGCTGAGTTAGCAAACAGTTCACAGCTGACGAACACGTGGCCTTTTCACAACTGACTCAGGATTACAACCACACCCCACTGTAAAGCATGATTTAAAGCATTTATATTATCTAAATCACATCCCCTTACAAAAACACGATCAAATAATTAAGCATCAAGACGTTACCTTTGATATCTGCAAAAGTTGTGGAGGACTCGTCATGTGTAGGAGGCGTTTGTGTTTTCTGTGCATCGCATGTCTGTTGGAGGAAAAACATCACAACAGATTCATTTTACATTCAGCGTCTTTTGATCAAATCTAAACTGATTTAGATTCTAAATTTAGATTCTTATTCAAACAAACTCCACTTTATGTTTTCCAGATGTAAATggcaaacttaaagggttacatcagtgatttagcattaagctttttatttaaactgggtcattaatgtagtagaaatgtaaaattatttttgaatttggtgctttttagactgagaaaatgtatttttgtctcatgtggatgaaagtcaaaaattcccagaatgcacttgcttcgctgccctacaaggccactcccaaagccactacTACTGGATCCCTTTCCCACcgcattcattttcataaaataatttcagttagagaacagacactacaattataAACTGAACGTGTGTATTCAATATTATGCGAGTGAGCCGAGCGAGAGtcacggcacaaacgcagcaggagtccgattacattcatcaggagagctgaggtaaccGTGGGTGCGGCAGACATTCAtaacgcgtgttcagtctggagtGTTTTCAGTTCACGCCTTTAAAAGGTTAACTttcatttgagaagttgaaaccctcactttgctccgcaccgctctgtttacatgaatgcccacAGCTGCCCAAGCTGAGCACTGAATGTGTGATCCCACCCCCCATAGACTGGTTGAAAATATGCagaaatagctcctctactggctgtagtgtTTAGTacaaatagctcctctactggctgtagtgtTTAGTacaaatagctcctctactggctgtagtgtTTAGTacaaatagctcctctactggctgtagtctttagtacAAATAACTCCTCtaccggctgtagtctttagtctaaatagctcctctactggctgtagtctttagtctaaatagctcctctactggctgtagtctttagtctaaatagctcctctactggctgtagtctttagtctaaatagctcctctactggctgtagtctttagtctaaatagctcctctactggctgtagtctttagcctaaatagctcctctactggctgtagtctttagtctaaatagctcctctactggctgtagtctatagtctaaatagctcctctactggctgtagtctttagcctaaatggctcctctactggctgtagtgtTTAGTacaaatagctcctctactggctgtagtctttagtacAAATaactcctctactggctgtagtctttagtctaaatagctcctctactggctgtagtctttagtctaaatagctcctctactggctgtagtctttagtctaaatagctcctctactggctgtagtctttagtctaaatagctcctctactggctgtagtctttagtctaaatagctcctctactgactgtagtctttagcctaaatagctcctctactggctgtagtctttagtctaaatagctcctctactggctgtagtctttagcctaaatagctcctctactggctgtagtctttagtctaaatagctcctctactggctgtagtatttagtctaaatagctcctctactgactgtagtctttagtctaaatagctcctctactggctgtagtctttagcccaagtagctcctctactggctgtagtctttagtacAAATAACTCCTCtaccggctgtagtctttagtctaaatagctcctctaccggctgtagtctttagtctaaatagctcctctactggctgtagtctatagtctaaatagctcctctactggctgtagtctttagcctaaatagctcctctactggctgcagtctttagtctaaatagctcctcgaCTGGCTgcagtctttagtctaaatagctcctctactgactgtagtctttagtctaaatagctcctctactggctgtagtctttagtctaaatagctcatctactggctgtagtctttagtctaaatagctcttCTACTgtctgtagtctttagccttaatagctcctctactgactgtagtctttagtctaaatagctcctctactggctgtagtctttagtctaaatagctcctctactggctgtagtctttagtctaaatagctcttCTACTgtctgtagtctttagccttaatagctcctctactggctgtagtctttagtctaaatagctcctcgaCTGGCTgcagtctttagtctaaatagctcctctactggctgtagtctttagtctaaatagctcctctactggctgtagtctttagtctaaatagctcctctactggctgtagtctttagtgtaaatagctcctctactgactgtagtctttagtctaaatagctcctctactgactgtagtctttagtctaaatagctcctctactggctgtagtctttagtctaaatagctcctctactgactgtagtcttgagcctaaatagctcctctactgactgtagtctttagtctaaatagctcctctactgactgtagtctttagcctaaatagctcctctactggctgtagtctttagtctaaatagctcctctactgactgtagtctttagcctaaatagctcctctactgactgtagtctttagcccaaatagctcctctactggctgtagtctttagtctaaatagctcctctactgactgtagtctttagcctaaatagctcctctactgactgtagtctttagcccaaatagctcctctactgactgtagtctttagtctaaatagctcctctactggctgtagtctttagtctaaatagctcctctactggctgtagtctttagtctaaatagctcctctactggctgtagtctttagtctaaatagctcctctactggttgtagtctttagtctaaatagctcctctactgactgtagtctttagcctaaatagctcctctactggctgtagtctttagtctaaatagctcctctactggctgtagtctttagtctaaatagctcctctactggctgtagtctttagtctaaatagctcctctactggttgtagtctttagtctaaatagctcctctactggctgtagtctttagtctaaatagctcctctactggctgcagtctttagtctaaatagctcctctactgactgtagtctttagtctaaatagctcctctactggctgtagtctttagtctaaatagctcctctactggctg from Pseudorasbora parva isolate DD20220531a chromosome 3, ASM2467924v1, whole genome shotgun sequence carries:
- the LOC137070413 gene encoding submandibular gland secretory Glx-rich protein CB-like, translated to MEDIVDYHESEAYLEAKQYIERIKQESERTLESEISLESKRRIESESIAVKGLDVSDHGLSLTVFPVSGPCVPLSYATVQWDTLETPADPPSPRSDRDSIDGPAFDWTLNLPSVDVSYIPDQDVDLPPEAIRSTSSQTCDAQKTQTPPTHDESSTTFADIKDSRADGTEEHFGLSDGAQILMDTSDSQMQPESSESQEEEEEVLPKMTFSHEESTDSGSEKQTPEWTETEAHVESADARTAIQDQTQEPTVVENESPEVQSDPSQDLTNGSVDLEEAILTQELDQKSTSVTAAEINQDNDRT